The DNA segment GCCTTCTCTTTGAATGCACGGCAAAATGCCCGCTTTCTAGATGACACCCCTTCCTCTTGGAAGGGATGGAAAGAAAGGTTCTTTTATGTTCAGCTTCCTGGCGCCCGAACCAGACCTACCCAATTCTTGACAGCCCTTCCTCTTCAGCCCGAACTCCCTAAGAATTATAAACTGGAAGAACCCTATCTTTGATCTCAAGAGCTAGTGGAAAACCAGAAGTTTCCTTCAGCCCCTCTCCTGGAGGAGAAAAGTTTGAATGATTACGGGTTGGGTCCCCGGGTAGGTGATCCGGTAGACCGGATTATTGATGAGTATGATGACTCGGCCCCGGTCTCTGGTATGCTTTACCGTTATCATGTACTTGCTTCTCTTACATGCTGTTTCTAATATTCCAACTTTCTCCCTTGATGTTTTGTACAGCCGAACCAGCCCCAAAGAAGAAAAAATCCCGACTAATGAAGAAGGCTTTCGCTAAAAAACGGGCAGCCGAGAAGGCAGCTGCCCAAGAGAAAGAAGGGGCCCGGGCTGCGGATGCGGCTAGGAAAGCCAGAGTCCTTCAATTGGCGGAGGAACGCAGGGCCCAGCAAGCTCAGGGTCAGGAGATTGCTACTGCTGTTACCATCTCCGTAGCCTCCTCTCCTTCACCCTCTGTTGATCCCTTTCTGGTCCCACCTGTGGAGACCGGGGTGGCGAATGATCAGGCCCTTTTTACTGCGGGTCCTTTCTCTCCGTTGACGCGGAAGAGGAAGGCTATAGAGGAGCCAGAAATGGTCATTCTCAGTGATCCGGAAGAGGTGGCTCCCCTTTCCCCCTCTTTCCAGCCCTTGGCCCCATTTTACCAGGCTGCGCCGGGCTCAAGCCCTCCAGGTGCCAAGGAAAGTATATTCCAGGCCGGCGCCTCTGGTCGAGGAGTGAGGTTATTAAAAGACCTCCTGACTCATGCGGAGCAAAACCATCTCTACCACCGGGGCCCCAATGCTTAATATTTTGAAGGCACCAACCGTATTCTATCCGTAAGTTTTCTATTTCTAAGTTTAATGGTATTCCGCTTTTCCTTTCTGACACCTATGCTTTCAGGGACTGCATATGCTGGTGGAAAGCTACGAAGATGCAACCCGATTTGGTCGGATCGAAACAGATCGGGCACATGTGGAGGCTGAGAGGTCCCGTGCTGCTGtggaggaaaataaaagacTGGAGCAAGAGCTGTTGATGATGAGGCAGACTCATGATCAAGTGGTGTCCAGCCTCTAGTCTGCTCTAGGGACGGCTGAACAAGCTCTTCACTCTGCTCAAGTGAATCTTGAATGTGCTGAGACTGATCTGGGGCAAACCCGAGATGCTCTGATCGTGGCGGAGAGCCAAGCCACAGAAGCTCAAACTGAGGCGGCTCTTGCGAAGGACAAGGCTGAGAAGGCTGTGTCCGCACTGGAAAGCCGCCTGAAATCAGAAGAAGAGCTGAAGGCCTCTTTCCTTTCATCTGTCGAATTCCAAGAAGCGGTAGTAGACAAGTCATACTCCTTTTTCCAGAACGGCTTTTACAAGTGCCGAGATCAATTTGAAGAGGTCGGCCTGTGGTCTGCTAAAAGTGATTTCCCGGATTTGGACAAGGCCATTGACTCTCTTCCTAGTCCCCAAGGAGCTGAAGATGCAGAGACGGCCTCGGCTAAAGGAGCTCTGACAACGAAAGACGGGAGCCCTTCTGATAACCCCgcagtttgaaatattttttgtaattGGGCCGTAAGAGCCCCACCTCTTGTAATCCTTTATTATTAATGCTATTCCCAACTTCTTCATTGTGTGATGTATTGAATATTTGAATCCGTCCCCACCATAACAGAACAAAGCTTGTCTGTCTTTGGGTTCCACTTGGGTGCCAGGACCTGGAACCTCCcaggcttatatatgccttgagCTAAAAATGGGTGCCGGGGTCTGGaatctcccgggcttatataatgccaagggcttatgtatgccttgggcttaagatgggtgccggggcctggaacctcccgggcttatataatgccaagggcttatatatgccttgggcttaagatgggtgccggggcctggaacctcccgggcttatataatgccaagggcttatatatgccttgggcttaagatgggtgccggggcttggaacctcccgggcttatataatgccaagggcttatatatgccttgggcttaagatgggtgccggggcctggaacctcccgggcttatataatgccaagggcttatatattccttgggcttaagatgggtgccggggcctggaacctcccgggcttatataatgccaagggcttatatatgccttgggcttaagatgggtgccgggacCTGAAACcttccgggcttatataatgccaagggcttatatatgccttgggcttaagatgggtgccggggcctggaatttcccgggcttatataatgtcaagggcttatatatgccttgggtttaagatgggtgccggggcctggaacctcccgggcttatataatgccaagggcttatatatgccttggacttaagatgggtgccggggcctggaatctCCCGGGATTATATAATACCAAAgacttatatatgccttgggcttaagatgggtgccggggcctggaacctcccgggcttatataataaaaaacctTCTTTAATGAATAAACTCCTTCATTAATAAACATCGAATATAAAACActacataaaatatttcttcaaatgTAAAGCATTCCATGGTCGTTTGAGGGGGCGTCCCTGATTATCCTGTAGGTACCAAGTATTAGCACCGACCTTTTTGAGAAGCTTGTATGGCCCCTCCCATCGGGCATCTAGCTTCCCCACTTCCCCCGCTGGATTAACTCTCTTCAATACTAACTCTCCTTCCTATAGTTCCCGAGGTTTGACTTTTCGATTATAGGCTCTCATCACCCGAGCTCTATAGGCCTCCATTCTGCGAGCTGCTTTCTCCCTTCGCTCTTCAATGAGATCCAATTCTTGTGCTCGGGCTCCTTCTTCCGTATCCTCATATGCCCTAATCCGAGATGAAGGTTGTCCAATCTCTACTGGCAGAATAGCCTCCGAACCATATACCAGGCTAAAAGGTGATTCCTGTGTAGCCCTATGAGGTGTGGTTCGATAGGCCCACAACACACTTGGGATCTCTTCAACCCAATCTTTCCCCATTCCATGCAACCAAGCCTGTAAAGATCGAACAATAGTACGGTTGGTCACTTCTGTTTGACCATTACTTTGAGGATAGGCGACTGAGGTGAAGGCCTGCTTAATGTTCATCTCGGCACACCAATCTGCCAATTTCTGCCCCTGAAACTGCCTACCATTATCCGAAACCAACTTCCTTGGGAGCCCAAACCGGCACACTATGTTCTTCCACAAAAACTTCATCACTTCGGCTTCTGTTATTTTTGCCAGAGGCTCTGCCTCCACCCACTTAGAAAAATAATCAACGACTACCAGCAAGAACTTCTTCTGTGCCCGGGCTTGTGGAAAAGGTCCTACTATGTCCAGACCCCATTGGTCAAAGGGGCACGATGCCCATACGGGATTCAAGCTACTTGCCGGGCTATGCTGTATATTGCCAAACCTCTGACATCCATCACAAGACCGGGTAATTTTAGATGCATCAGCCTGCAAAGTGGGCCACCAGTATCCGAACAACAATACCCTTCGGACCAGACTCATAGACCCTCCATGGTTTCCACAACATCCCTCGTGCACTTTTCGCAAGACATATTCTGTTTCCCCTTCCCCCAAGAATTTGAGCAAAGGGCCCTGATAGGAACGCCTATAAAGCCTTCCTCCTAAAATAGCAAATCTGGCTACCTGTCTTTGTGTGACCCGGGCTTGTCCTTTGTCTTCCGGGAGGTCCCCATGGGTAAGGTACTTGACCACCGGGGCCATCCATGTATCTTCTCGGAGGACCGGCTCCCGAGCTTCTATGGCAGCCACCATTTCCCTCTGTACCAGGGATTCTTTACCAACATTTTCCCCAGTGACCGCTCTTTTAGCCAAGGCATCTGTTTCCCTATTTTCTTCCCGGGGTATCTGCTCTATACTCCAAGTAGTGAAACTGGCCCCAAGTTCTTCAATTATCttacaatattttatcaatttctcCTCTCGGGTATAGAAGGTGTTCTTTACTTGTTGAACAACCAACTGTGagtcaaaatatattataatatgacTTACCCCGATTTCCCGAGCCCGTTGCATCCCAGCTATCACAGCCTCATATTCAGCTTCGTTGTTGGAGGCCTGGAAATCCAGCTTTACGGCTATCTCGATTTTCTCCTGGGTAGGTGATATTAGGATGACCCCTACACCACTGCCTTCAACACCACTTGCTCCATCTACAAAAACCCTCCATACTTCCTCTTGGCCAAAAGTGGCCACCTCTGTCAAAAAATCGGATAAAGCCTGGGCTTTGATGGATTTACGCGGCTGGTATTCAATGTCATATTCTCCCAACTCCACTGACCATTTTACGAGCCTCCCCGAGGAATCCGGATGAGTCATGATTCACCCTAGGAGGCTATTAGTAAGAACAGTTACCGGATGAGACAAGAAATAAGGTCTCAATTTCCGGGCTGTTATTACCAGAGCCAGGGCCATCCTCTCAATCTCCGTATATCTAACTTCCGCCCCCTTCAAAGCATGACTGACATAGTACACAGGCCTCTGATCTCCCTTTTCCTCTTTTATTAAAACAGTGCTGACCGCCTTCTCAGTAGTAGACAGATATATCCACAATCTTTCCCCTGGCTCTGGCTTAACCAAGATAGGCAAGCTAGCcagatgctccttcaactccttaAAAGCCTGCTCGCACTGCTCAGTCCAGCCAAACCTCTGGGCTTTCCGCAACACTTGGAAAAAATGATAGCTGCGGTGAGCCGACCGAGCTATAAACCGAGCCAGGGATGTAATCCGGCCGGTCAATCGCTGTACCTCCTTGATAGATGTTGGCAAAGGCATTTCCCG comes from the Henckelia pumila isolate YLH828 chromosome 1, ASM3356847v2, whole genome shotgun sequence genome and includes:
- the LOC140862168 gene encoding uncharacterized protein, with the protein product MTHPDSSGRLVKWSVELGEYDIEYQPRKSIKAQALSDFLTEVATFGQEEVWRVFVDGASGVEGSGVGVILISPTQEKIEIAVKLDFQASNNEAEYEAVIAGMQRAREIGVSHIIIYFDSQLVVQQVKNTFYTREEKLIKYCKIIEELGASFTTWSIEQIPREENRETDALAKRAVTGENVGKESLVQREMVAAIEAREPVLREDTWMAPVVKYLTHGDLPEDKGQARVTQRQVARFAILGGRLYRRSYQGPLLKFLGEGETEYVLRKVHEGCCGNHGGSMSLVRRVLLFGYWWPTLQADASKITRSCDGCQRFGNIQHSPASSLNPVWASCPFDQWGLDIVGPFPQARAQKKFLLVVVDYFSKWVEAEPLAKITEAEVMKFLWKNIVCRFGLPRKLVSDNGRQFQGQKLADWCAEMNIKQAFTSVAYPQSNGQTEVTNRTIVRSLQAWLHGMGKDWVEEIPSVLWAYRTTPHRATQESPFSLVYGSEAILPVEIGQPSSRIRAYEDTEEGARAQELDLIEERREKAARRMEAYRARVMRAYNRKVKPREL